One Deinococcus planocerae DNA segment encodes these proteins:
- a CDS encoding NACHT domain-containing protein — protein MPAAPQALAPLPTRLSQPVGRVPNPPVHTRLQELPYRELSWQDFERLCLRLAQRDASVEGCRLYGEQGDAQAGIDLYARELDGETYVVYQCKRVEDFGPAKIRAAVEKFLEEDGFVGRDRTSAFVLCTMESLRGKQRDDMFREQQGVLEAHHIQLLRWDADELNRLLKQMPEVVDDFFGRPWVEAFCGADAARALGDRLDAPDFFQLRQGLRSFYASVFEQHDSGVALTDATRVRAPSLRERFILPDILDAPLESLPVGPPPSPEEEPEADHEHETRRRRRREVRTVRPSSDTRRRGLEGWLTEHDARVILGGPGSGKSTLLRYVTLDLLDDAPELAQVASRWGQHLPVWVPFAFWTRVISFEGENTVSLHEVMRQWLRAFNAQDLAPLIDRALDDGRLLLVVDGLDEYVRSDYGELALDRLRVFVQQRGVPVLFSSRPDGYKLFKAKLSGWADGHIADLSEAQQRRLAGTWFAHQLRNADEDPGDDVVARRAAAEVEAFFEELRDSPDLAHLAAVPLLLCLLVALRRAEVALPRSRFRVYEEVVKHLLEAHPRRRRRAAAMGDDDSHLSPAETRQAFERLAYEMHCDYPEGVIPIDAASEVIAAYLQDDEVGLGLGRREASTSAARLVAVGETNSGLLVGRSPHEAGFFHRSLQEFLAAGYLSRLDDQLEVVRARRFEAQWREVLLGTLHFTRPPQQVRQLMDVLRAPGGTVAQRQHLAQLLAEAAFGEFPVPPALAQEIARDTLAVIERETWAPQRERLLGHALDGLHSAKVRELVHERLRRWFPERLRYRSGTIEVMGTWPPEEDTIALLFRGLHEEEAPERAAAARALAALASQQPGLFGRLTRVAQQAHSVEAQGGALHALVLASPADGELSDLLDHHAASPHPEHRLLAYLGLAKQGRLADTHLHDALSFLNHTSGVPYELRDLVVDVLVQGWPGHPRVRDVCLPARPRAGVDSDSAWKVLLRGFSADPQVIDAVAGEIRGEQHPFLGTHDAWLLLLHNFRDVPAIVRAIDARLERGDLEDRDLFFASLIGRTAPAKAKLLASLDSGFPHWSAQALLEGWGMDDPEVAPRLLALVHGPDDVAARIGFLIPGILRDADASRQRLLALLRAPACARPDFVLSGLAKVGVGEDGPAMLDAALTHLSQQQSLAHNGFHHALRLFSQEPRMLEYARQVLDKGAEGAGDVAYHLRHDASIRQVVRDRSMPLDPGSRLVIASKLRQRWGDAQEVLNLLEAHHEEGDPETRVQCAISLALRARAEGRDLAPVIEQLTRHASTPGISFRTHAQAGIAGLLTLGALDAVTVEVHGRKLSEWIRPVLEAAFDVSGRFVAVVVQHWEDVERATGQDLLGVQEKHDGRLLRVLAAYADESPVARRKVLEVVEQHRAVGNSSAILRFLGRVVPGSGLLLEACLDALEDADAHRDTTLAAAQLLGQHFRGNASVLDRLTTAFGDDPPRESVLMALTEGWPDSPVVHRAYDWYASSKAEASYRLTFRLMGLHATPENLIEALKGTFEHCAAVPTIASESMTPPLIRRLRNDPAFAVALAAWLTTDRDPSAVATVPRLLARAGRLSEELRAWCAAEIERLCAEDTIAPLGIDLLAGRVRPILHSLLDAT, from the coding sequence ATGCCCGCCGCGCCCCAAGCCCTCGCACCCCTGCCCACCCGGCTCTCTCAGCCGGTCGGGCGGGTCCCCAACCCCCCCGTCCACACGCGCCTGCAGGAGTTGCCGTACCGCGAGTTGAGCTGGCAGGACTTTGAACGGCTCTGTCTACGCCTCGCCCAGCGGGACGCTTCGGTGGAGGGCTGCCGCCTGTACGGCGAGCAGGGCGACGCGCAGGCGGGCATCGACCTGTACGCCCGTGAACTCGACGGCGAAACGTACGTGGTGTACCAGTGCAAACGCGTCGAGGACTTCGGCCCCGCGAAGATCCGGGCGGCCGTCGAGAAGTTCCTGGAGGAGGACGGGTTCGTGGGGCGCGACCGCACCTCCGCCTTCGTGCTGTGCACGATGGAAAGCCTGCGGGGGAAGCAGCGGGACGACATGTTCCGTGAACAACAGGGGGTGCTGGAGGCCCACCACATCCAGCTCCTCCGCTGGGACGCGGACGAACTCAACCGCCTGCTCAAGCAGATGCCCGAGGTCGTGGACGACTTCTTCGGTCGCCCCTGGGTCGAGGCCTTTTGCGGCGCGGACGCGGCGCGGGCCCTGGGGGATCGTCTCGACGCGCCCGACTTCTTCCAGCTGCGCCAGGGGCTCCGGTCGTTCTACGCGTCCGTGTTCGAGCAACATGACTCCGGCGTGGCCCTGACCGACGCCACCCGTGTCCGCGCGCCGTCGCTCCGCGAACGCTTCATCCTGCCGGACATTCTCGATGCGCCGCTGGAGAGTCTTCCGGTGGGACCGCCGCCCAGCCCTGAAGAAGAACCCGAGGCCGATCACGAGCATGAAACGCGGCGTCGACGCCGTCGGGAGGTCCGCACCGTTCGTCCCTCTTCCGACACCCGACGGCGGGGACTGGAGGGCTGGCTGACCGAGCACGACGCCCGGGTGATCCTCGGCGGTCCCGGCTCCGGGAAAAGCACGTTGCTGCGTTACGTGACCCTCGATCTGCTCGATGACGCGCCGGAATTGGCACAGGTGGCGAGCAGGTGGGGTCAGCACCTCCCCGTTTGGGTGCCTTTCGCCTTCTGGACACGCGTGATCTCGTTCGAAGGCGAGAACACCGTGTCCCTGCACGAGGTGATGCGGCAGTGGTTGCGCGCCTTCAATGCCCAGGACCTCGCGCCGCTCATTGACCGGGCCCTGGACGACGGGCGACTGCTCCTCGTCGTCGACGGCCTGGACGAGTACGTGCGTTCGGACTACGGCGAGCTCGCGCTCGATCGACTGCGCGTGTTCGTGCAGCAACGCGGGGTGCCGGTGCTGTTCTCCAGCCGCCCGGACGGGTACAAACTGTTCAAGGCCAAGCTGAGTGGCTGGGCGGACGGTCACATCGCCGACCTCTCGGAGGCACAGCAGCGCCGCCTGGCCGGGACCTGGTTCGCGCACCAGTTGAGAAATGCGGACGAGGACCCGGGTGATGACGTGGTCGCGCGGCGCGCGGCGGCGGAAGTGGAGGCTTTTTTCGAGGAGCTGCGCGACTCGCCGGACCTCGCGCACCTGGCGGCCGTGCCGCTCCTGCTGTGCCTGCTCGTCGCCTTGCGCCGTGCGGAGGTCGCCCTGCCGCGCAGCCGCTTCCGGGTGTACGAGGAAGTCGTCAAGCACCTCCTGGAGGCGCACCCCCGGCGGCGGCGGCGAGCCGCGGCGATGGGCGACGACGACAGCCACCTGTCCCCGGCGGAAACGCGGCAGGCGTTCGAGCGCCTCGCGTATGAGATGCACTGTGATTACCCCGAGGGCGTGATCCCCATCGACGCCGCCAGCGAGGTGATCGCCGCGTACCTTCAGGACGATGAGGTGGGCCTGGGCCTCGGGCGGCGTGAGGCCAGCACGTCCGCCGCGCGCCTGGTCGCCGTCGGTGAGACCAACTCGGGGTTGCTCGTGGGGCGGTCGCCGCACGAGGCGGGCTTCTTCCACCGTTCGCTGCAGGAGTTTCTGGCCGCCGGGTACCTCTCACGGCTGGACGACCAGCTGGAGGTCGTCCGGGCGCGCCGCTTCGAAGCCCAATGGCGTGAAGTCTTGCTAGGCACGCTGCACTTCACGCGACCGCCGCAGCAGGTGCGGCAACTGATGGACGTGCTGCGTGCCCCGGGCGGCACCGTCGCGCAGCGGCAGCACCTGGCCCAGCTCCTGGCGGAGGCCGCGTTCGGCGAATTCCCGGTTCCACCGGCGCTCGCGCAGGAGATCGCGCGCGACACGCTCGCGGTCATCGAGCGCGAGACGTGGGCACCGCAGCGTGAACGGCTCCTGGGCCACGCGCTCGACGGCCTGCACTCCGCCAAGGTACGCGAGCTGGTGCACGAGCGGCTTCGCCGTTGGTTCCCGGAGCGCCTGCGGTACCGCTCGGGCACCATCGAGGTCATGGGGACCTGGCCCCCGGAGGAGGACACCATTGCCCTGCTCTTCCGGGGCTTGCACGAGGAGGAGGCCCCGGAGCGTGCCGCCGCCGCCAGGGCCCTGGCCGCCCTGGCCAGCCAGCAGCCTGGACTCTTCGGGCGTCTCACACGGGTCGCGCAACAGGCGCACTCGGTCGAAGCCCAAGGCGGTGCCCTTCACGCGCTCGTGCTCGCGTCACCCGCGGACGGGGAGCTTTCGGACCTGCTTGACCACCACGCCGCCTCGCCCCATCCCGAACACCGCCTCCTCGCCTATCTCGGCCTGGCCAAACAAGGTCGACTCGCCGACACGCATCTCCACGACGCGTTGTCCTTTTTGAATCACACGAGCGGTGTGCCCTACGAACTCCGTGACCTGGTGGTCGACGTTCTGGTCCAGGGGTGGCCCGGTCACCCGCGGGTCCGGGACGTCTGCCTGCCCGCCAGGCCCCGGGCCGGGGTGGACAGCGACTCGGCCTGGAAGGTGCTGCTGCGCGGCTTCTCTGCTGATCCTCAAGTGATTGATGCCGTCGCCGGGGAGATTCGCGGCGAGCAACATCCGTTCCTGGGCACGCACGACGCGTGGCTACTGCTGCTCCATAACTTCCGCGATGTCCCCGCGATTGTGCGGGCCATCGACGCTCGCCTGGAACGCGGCGATCTGGAAGATCGCGACTTGTTCTTCGCGTCCCTGATTGGCCGAACCGCCCCTGCCAAGGCGAAGTTGCTCGCCAGTCTCGACAGCGGGTTCCCGCATTGGTCGGCCCAGGCCTTGCTGGAGGGGTGGGGCATGGACGACCCGGAGGTGGCCCCCCGACTCCTGGCGCTGGTTCATGGTCCTGACGATGTGGCGGCCAGGATCGGCTTCCTCATTCCCGGCATCCTGCGCGACGCCGACGCCTCACGTCAGCGGCTCCTGGCCCTGCTGCGCGCCCCGGCGTGCGCCCGACCCGATTTCGTGTTGAGCGGACTGGCCAAGGTGGGCGTGGGCGAGGACGGTCCGGCCATGCTGGATGCCGCCCTCACGCACTTGAGTCAGCAGCAGAGTCTCGCCCACAACGGTTTCCATCACGCGCTACGGCTCTTCTCCCAAGAACCGCGCATGCTGGAGTACGCCCGGCAGGTTCTGGACAAAGGTGCGGAGGGGGCGGGCGACGTCGCCTATCACCTGCGGCACGACGCTTCCATTCGGCAGGTCGTGCGGGACAGGTCCATGCCACTTGATCCCGGCTCACGGCTGGTGATCGCCTCCAAGCTCCGGCAACGCTGGGGGGACGCACAAGAAGTGCTGAACCTGCTGGAGGCGCACCACGAAGAAGGCGATCCAGAAACGCGCGTGCAGTGCGCCATCAGCCTGGCGCTTCGCGCCCGGGCGGAAGGACGCGACCTGGCACCCGTCATCGAGCAACTCACCAGGCACGCGAGCACCCCGGGCATCTCGTTTCGAACCCACGCGCAGGCGGGCATTGCCGGGTTGCTTACCCTTGGCGCACTCGACGCGGTGACCGTCGAGGTTCATGGGCGAAAACTCTCGGAGTGGATCCGTCCGGTGTTGGAAGCGGCGTTTGATGTCTCCGGACGTTTCGTGGCCGTGGTCGTGCAGCATTGGGAGGATGTCGAAAGGGCAACCGGACAAGACCTCCTTGGAGTTCAGGAAAAGCACGACGGCCGTCTCCTGAGAGTGCTCGCGGCATACGCGGACGAGTCTCCCGTGGCCAGGCGGAAGGTGCTGGAGGTCGTCGAACAACACCGTGCGGTGGGAAACTCCTCAGCAATATTGCGGTTCCTCGGGCGTGTGGTGCCGGGGAGCGGGCTCCTCCTGGAGGCCTGTCTGGATGCTCTTGAGGACGCAGATGCCCACCGCGACACCACGCTTGCCGCGGCCCAGCTGCTGGGCCAGCACTTCAGAGGCAACGCCTCTGTGTTGGACCGGCTCACCACGGCGTTCGGCGATGACCCCCCTCGGGAAAGCGTCCTGATGGCCCTGACGGAGGGTTGGCCGGACAGCCCTGTCGTTCACCGCGCCTACGACTGGTACGCGTCCAGCAAGGCGGAAGCGTCCTACCGGCTCACTTTCCGTTTGATGGGCCTGCACGCCACACCCGAGAACTTGATCGAGGCGCTCAAAGGCACGTTCGAGCACTGCGCGGCCGTTCCCACGATCGCCTCTGAAAGTATGACACCGCCGCTGATCCGGCGCTTGCGAAACGACCCAGCGTTCGCCGTGGCTTTGGCCGCCTGGTTGACGACGGACCGTGATCCGTCGGCCGTCGCCACGGTACCGCGACTCTTGGCCCGTGCCGGCAGGTTATCGGAGGAGCTGCGGGCGTGGTGCGCCGCGGAGATCGAACGTCTTTGCGCAGAGGACACCATCGCGCCGTTGGGCATCGACCTGCTCGCCGGGCGCGTGCGGCCCATCCTGCACAGCCTCCTGGACGCGACTTGA
- a CDS encoding C39 family peptidase, with amino-acid sequence MPMRPLPLFSLALCALVGSASALPASVTLKNIRHEYQGPDNCAPVTALTVLGYYGTRVTQAGAAQAMKDYRGDPQVTSLELAAYLGRSGLRSVIRYAGDAEVLRELVSRGFPVVVQQRLRAGSNVAHFRTVYGYSRGRFLVSDPIRGPSLSLTTAEVQDLWRYYNGEYLVAYPPGKEAQVRAALGEDFGVAANWRHARLHGEQDVKARPNDPYAWWGLAKANLRLGNVAAASGNFDRAVALGVPTMYLLYRQEAFEAWTRAGEHRKTLNLARRALRAYPRSKELLHFEQVASRALGA; translated from the coding sequence ATGCCGATGCGACCGCTTCCCCTGTTTTCGCTGGCTCTGTGCGCGCTCGTCGGGTCGGCGTCCGCCCTGCCCGCGAGCGTCACCCTGAAGAACATCCGCCATGAGTACCAGGGCCCGGACAACTGTGCCCCGGTGACGGCGCTGACCGTCCTCGGGTACTACGGCACCCGGGTCACCCAGGCGGGGGCGGCCCAGGCCATGAAGGACTACCGCGGGGATCCCCAGGTCACCAGCCTGGAACTCGCCGCCTACCTGGGCCGCTCCGGGCTGCGCAGCGTGATCCGCTACGCGGGGGACGCCGAGGTGCTGCGCGAACTGGTCTCCCGCGGCTTTCCGGTGGTGGTGCAGCAGCGCCTGCGCGCGGGCAGCAACGTGGCGCACTTCCGCACCGTGTACGGGTACAGCCGGGGCCGCTTCCTGGTGAGCGACCCCATCCGGGGCCCCTCGCTGAGCCTCACCACGGCGGAGGTGCAGGACCTGTGGCGGTACTACAACGGCGAGTACCTGGTCGCGTATCCGCCCGGCAAGGAGGCGCAGGTGCGGGCGGCCCTGGGCGAGGACTTCGGCGTGGCGGCCAACTGGCGGCACGCCAGACTCCACGGGGAGCAGGACGTCAAGGCGCGCCCGAACGATCCCTATGCCTGGTGGGGGCTGGCCAAGGCGAACCTCCGGCTGGGCAATGTCGCGGCGGCCTCCGGGAACTTCGACCGGGCGGTGGCGCTCGGCGTGCCGACCATGTACCTCCTGTACCGTCAGGAGGCCTTCGAGGCGTGGACCCGGGCGGGTGAGCACCGCAAGACGCTGAACCTGGCCCGGCGGGCCCTGAGGGCCTACCCGAGAAGCAAGGAACTGCTGCATTTCGAGCAGGTCGCCAGCCGCGCGCTCGGGGCGTAG
- a CDS encoding TlpA family protein disulfide reductase has protein sequence MRIHTAICLTVLTLLGAALAGGGGPVASIGQPAPNFVLHTVDGETVRLSDLRGKAVIVLFGDVHCTVCRANDRLLRLYQYQYVDRDLAVLSLHAHVTPNDLTRYDAQFLFGVLTGRDPGEVVAHEYRATLPTTVFIDRNGRIQRVVHGRLDERELVRDLQALL, from the coding sequence ATGAGAATCCATACCGCCATCTGCCTCACCGTCCTGACCCTCCTCGGCGCCGCCCTCGCAGGTGGCGGCGGGCCGGTGGCCAGCATCGGCCAACCGGCCCCCAACTTCGTCCTGCACACGGTGGACGGGGAGACCGTCCGCCTCTCCGACCTGCGGGGCAAGGCGGTCATCGTGCTGTTCGGGGACGTCCACTGCACGGTCTGCCGGGCGAACGACCGGTTGTTGCGCCTGTACCAGTACCAGTACGTGGACCGTGACCTGGCGGTGCTGAGCCTGCACGCCCACGTGACCCCCAATGACCTGACCCGCTACGACGCGCAGTTCCTCTTCGGCGTGCTCACGGGGCGAGACCCGGGCGAAGTGGTTGCGCACGAGTACCGGGCCACGCTGCCGACCACGGTCTTCATCGACCGGAATGGCCGCATCCAGCGGGTCGTGCACGGCCGGCTCGACGAGCGCGAGCTGGTGCGCGACCTCCAGGCCCTGCTGTAG
- a CDS encoding acyltransferase family protein, whose amino-acid sequence MDPLTAPVTGEPGDPPRVPGQANRGETSTGVTTAPDARLARMVELDVYRGMTILAVVLHHLTGLAIRHAAAGSLLSEGLMVLNRGSHFVVPAFLFLTALVLTRSALRRFHLGAYVRSRFQKVLVPYLFWTVAYVGFRVLTAQDPPGVLGDPERWRVWLQYGKGYFHLYFLLIALQFSLILPLLLPLFRRRPRFLWVLVGAGGLQLLVYLLNRSGVLHFRFPATMVLWYLPVLGLGMSFGSSDVPFERFWYRWRLWIVAATLLTFAWYVPLSVALLQGATVSSAAYSLANWSYTTAASLALLGLAQVLTRAPAWLVRVLTSWAR is encoded by the coding sequence GTGGACCCCTTGACCGCTCCCGTGACCGGGGAGCCTGGTGATCCGCCGCGGGTGCCCGGGCAGGCGAACCGGGGCGAGACGTCGACCGGGGTGACGACCGCGCCGGACGCGCGCCTCGCCCGGATGGTCGAACTCGACGTGTACCGCGGCATGACCATCCTCGCGGTGGTGCTGCACCACCTGACGGGTCTGGCGATCCGTCACGCGGCGGCGGGCTCGCTGCTCAGCGAGGGCCTGATGGTCCTCAACCGCGGCTCGCATTTCGTGGTGCCGGCGTTCCTCTTCCTCACGGCCCTGGTCCTCACCCGGTCCGCCCTACGCCGGTTCCACCTCGGCGCCTATGTCCGGTCACGCTTCCAGAAGGTGCTGGTGCCGTACCTCTTCTGGACGGTGGCGTACGTCGGCTTCCGCGTGCTCACGGCCCAGGACCCGCCCGGAGTTCTCGGGGACCCGGAACGCTGGCGGGTCTGGCTTCAGTACGGGAAAGGGTACTTCCACCTGTACTTCCTCCTGATCGCCCTGCAGTTCTCCCTGATCCTGCCCCTCCTGCTGCCCCTCTTCCGCCGGAGGCCGCGCTTCCTGTGGGTGCTGGTCGGCGCCGGCGGGCTGCAACTGCTGGTGTACCTGCTCAACCGTTCGGGCGTGCTCCATTTCCGCTTCCCGGCCACGATGGTTCTGTGGTACCTGCCGGTGCTCGGGCTGGGCATGTCCTTCGGGTCGAGCGACGTCCCCTTTGAGCGCTTCTGGTACCGCTGGCGCCTCTGGATCGTCGCAGCCACGCTCCTCACCTTCGCCTGGTACGTGCCCCTGTCCGTGGCCCTGCTCCAGGGGGCTACGGTGAGTTCCGCGGCGTACAGCCTCGCCAACTGGTCCTACACGACGGCCGCCTCGCTGGCCCTCCTGGGGCTCGCCCAGGTCCTCACCCGGGCCCCGGCCTGGCTGGTGAGGGTGCTCACCTCCTGGGCACGGTGA
- a CDS encoding alpha/beta hydrolase family protein, with protein sequence MPHPLRLALLLAGLSAAPAAQARLAQTENAPLSIERMRARAYPGSALTTRQTLRPGAGYERRVVSYLSDGLRLDALLTVPNGTPPKGGWPAIVFNHGYIPPQQYRTTERYVAYIDAFARAGFVVLKPDYRGHGSSQGEPAAAAYWSPEYTVDVLNAFSSLQKLEGVNPARIGMWGHSMGGHITLRAMTINPQIKAGNIWAGVVGPYDLIFRDLPRWGSGSGGNDPRARMLARYGTPAQNPDLYRAISPNFFLSDLKGRPLQLHHGTGDTHVPLSLSQALAGGLKAAGQPYTFFTYPSDDHNLSRNLSVALRRSVAFFRQNL encoded by the coding sequence ATGCCCCACCCCTTGCGCCTCGCCCTGCTGCTCGCCGGCCTGAGTGCGGCCCCGGCCGCCCAGGCCCGACTCGCCCAGACGGAGAACGCTCCCCTCTCCATCGAGCGGATGCGGGCGCGCGCCTACCCCGGCAGCGCCCTCACCACCCGCCAGACGCTCCGCCCGGGCGCGGGGTATGAACGGCGCGTGGTGTCCTACCTCTCGGACGGGCTGCGCTTAGACGCCCTGCTCACGGTTCCCAACGGCACGCCGCCCAAGGGGGGGTGGCCCGCCATCGTGTTCAACCACGGGTACATCCCTCCCCAGCAGTACCGGACCACCGAGCGGTACGTCGCCTACATCGACGCCTTCGCCCGCGCCGGGTTCGTCGTCCTGAAGCCCGACTACCGCGGCCACGGCAGCTCCCAGGGCGAGCCCGCGGCGGCGGCCTACTGGTCGCCGGAGTACACCGTCGACGTGCTCAACGCCTTTTCCTCCCTCCAGAAGTTGGAGGGCGTGAACCCGGCGCGCATCGGCATGTGGGGCCACTCGATGGGCGGGCACATCACCCTACGCGCCATGACCATCAACCCCCAGATCAAGGCGGGCAACATCTGGGCGGGCGTCGTCGGACCGTACGACCTGATCTTCCGGGACCTGCCCCGCTGGGGGAGCGGGTCCGGGGGGAACGACCCCCGCGCCCGGATGCTCGCGAGGTACGGCACGCCCGCCCAGAATCCCGACCTGTACCGGGCGATCTCCCCCAACTTCTTCCTCTCGGACCTGAAGGGACGGCCCCTCCAGCTTCACCACGGCACCGGGGACACCCACGTCCCCCTCAGCCTCTCGCAGGCGCTGGCGGGGGGCCTGAAGGCTGCGGGGCAGCCGTACACCTTCTTCACCTACCCCAGCGACGATCACAACCTCAGCCGGAACCTGAGCGTCGCGCTCAGGCGGTCCGTGGCGTTCTTCCGGCAGAACCTGTAG
- a CDS encoding DUF305 domain-containing protein, which produces MKTQQLRPAVIAASVTLLLVACGETPPAAGAATSQSSETTPVQTSAPVNTTPLRAESDASAAQVQAQRLNLKLTPEYVPIGRRSLESLRQKEADAFNIAYMSQTIRHHQYAIYISEAEVRNGQRPEARQAAQMIIERQTQEINQLRTWLRQWYNIDPVREEQRLVERDLDALFQLTRYETLAGRPVESDRAWLEGIVRGHERVIIMSQIAVLKSNRPELKNYAMSVVNMQSMQRAQFQAWLMLWYGQTIETPAY; this is translated from the coding sequence ATGAAGACCCAGCAGCTTCGTCCCGCCGTCATCGCCGCCAGCGTCACGCTCCTCCTCGTCGCGTGCGGGGAGACTCCTCCGGCGGCCGGGGCGGCCACGTCACAGAGTTCGGAGACCACCCCGGTGCAGACGTCCGCTCCAGTCAACACCACGCCGCTGCGGGCCGAGAGTGACGCCAGCGCGGCGCAGGTCCAGGCGCAGCGTCTCAACCTCAAGCTCACGCCGGAGTACGTGCCCATCGGGCGGCGCTCCCTGGAGTCGTTGCGGCAGAAGGAGGCGGACGCCTTCAACATCGCCTACATGTCGCAGACGATTCGCCACCACCAGTACGCCATCTACATCTCCGAGGCCGAGGTGCGCAACGGCCAGCGTCCCGAGGCCAGGCAGGCCGCCCAGATGATCATCGAGCGGCAGACCCAGGAGATCAACCAATTGCGGACCTGGTTGAGGCAGTGGTACAACATCGACCCCGTGCGCGAGGAGCAGCGGCTGGTGGAGCGCGACCTCGACGCCCTGTTCCAGCTCACCCGCTACGAGACCCTGGCGGGCCGCCCGGTGGAAAGTGACCGAGCATGGCTCGAGGGCATCGTCCGCGGGCACGAGCGCGTCATCATCATGTCCCAGATCGCCGTGCTCAAGTCGAACCGCCCGGAACTGAAGAACTACGCCATGAGCGTTGTGAACATGCAGTCGATGCAGCGCGCCCAGTTCCAGGCCTGGCTGATGCTCTGGTACGGCCAGACCATCGAGACGCCCGCCTACTGA
- a CDS encoding TlpA family protein disulfide reductase — protein MNIGPDALKIGPLVLGWSQLTLVLGLLAWSSLARFRGAGVAAAVALVTARLWATLPGLFGNLSQPLGAGVLELLDVRRGGWAWGPGLAAGLLALWWPRRRLPDRLALPLLVTVLAGVLPLLLRPTPAVQTFPEARFPRLAGGTVSRPVALPRPGVVNLWATWCPPCRAEMPLLMRAVQAGEPVVLLNVGEPAGRVGAFLRAYPPAGATWLGGEAVTGTLRVSGFPTTLAVNARGRIVARHLGPLSSAQLQTLIRQAKETR, from the coding sequence GTGAACATCGGGCCCGATGCCCTGAAGATCGGTCCGCTGGTGCTGGGCTGGTCGCAGCTCACGCTGGTGCTCGGCCTGCTGGCGTGGTCCTCCCTGGCCCGCTTCCGCGGGGCGGGGGTGGCCGCGGCCGTGGCCCTGGTCACCGCCCGCCTCTGGGCGACCCTGCCCGGCCTCTTCGGGAACCTGAGCCAGCCCCTGGGCGCAGGGGTGCTCGAACTGCTGGATGTCCGGCGGGGCGGCTGGGCGTGGGGGCCGGGCCTCGCGGCGGGGCTGCTGGCCCTCTGGTGGCCCCGACGGCGGCTGCCGGACCGGCTGGCCCTCCCGCTGCTCGTCACCGTTCTGGCGGGCGTGCTGCCCCTGCTGCTCCGACCCACCCCCGCCGTGCAGACGTTCCCGGAGGCGCGCTTCCCGCGCCTCGCGGGGGGCACGGTCTCCCGCCCGGTCGCGCTGCCCCGCCCGGGCGTGGTGAACCTGTGGGCCACCTGGTGCCCGCCCTGCCGGGCGGAGATGCCGCTCCTGATGCGGGCGGTCCAGGCGGGGGAACCCGTGGTGCTGCTGAACGTCGGTGAACCGGCGGGGCGGGTGGGGGCGTTCCTCCGCGCCTACCCGCCCGCGGGCGCCACTTGGCTGGGCGGGGAGGCGGTCACCGGGACGCTGCGGGTCAGCGGCTTCCCCACCACCCTGGCCGTGAACGCGCGGGGCCGCATCGTCGCCCGGCACCTCGGCCCGCTCAGCAGCGCTCAACTGCAAACCCTGATCCGGCAGGCGAAAGAGACCCGCTGA